ATTTTTTTGCAGTATTCTCTTGCGGGGAGATGTCCAGGCTAGTTGTTGTATGAATAAAAATGCTGTACTGGAACCTTCCTCTTCAATTCCGCGCTCAACAGCCTGAATCACAGAGGGGATATCCAAATATGAATTTCTCATGAGATCCGTAACGTATTTTGGCATGAATTCAACCAAGGCTGCTAACAAGCCACGTGTATTCCATGTCTGCATCGTTTCGAGTTCCGGACCGGTAATTCCCACCATCTGAATGAATTTCACCGTTCCATTGGGTGTGGATATCGTTGTCAGATCAGGATCTTCAATAAAAGAAAGTGCGGTTAGTAACGTATCTGAGCCGAGACAAATGGGGCCATTTGCATCCATGTAATCTCCTGCATGAAATACATTCCCACTAGTAAAAACGTATCGTCCAACGTTCTGTAATAGATTCAGAGCCCAAGACGGGGGAGTAGTCTCTTCTTCACTCCGGGTAAGCCGAAAAGTCATTTCAAATCCATAACCGCTATGCTCCAGATCTTCCGATTCCTTCTCATACAGTTCCGAAAAACCATAGGTAATGAAATGCCAGTGAGGGATCGGGGTATCCACTTTGTATACGCTAATTCCATTTAGCGGATCAGGTCCACCGAGCATATAAGGAATAGCTGTACCATAGTGAAGTGGTTCCTGATCTCCATATAATTCACCAACTGCTGCATCAATGGCATCCCAACCGGATGTGTTTGCTTCTTCAGTCATTGTTGTGTTCCTCCTTGGCTATCCATTTTCCCGAAAAACATTTAAAATTAAGTCTACCTTTTTCAAAATCGGTTTCAAGCGGCTTAAGGATGAATTGCTTATCGTAGGACTTGGGGGTTACGATGTCTATTTCAGGGAGGGAATTTACATGAGTATGAAAGATTTATATCTGGCGGAGTTCAATCAAAGCAGTTGGGACTCATTTGTGTGACTCTTCGAAAAATCATATTTGGATGTGGAACCAAAATGGGCTGAATGTGCAGAGCAGCGGGGGATTCCGATAGATATTAGCAAGGTTATATTATGTGAAATGGGTGAATATGCGCTGCGTTGGATAGACATGAAAGTTCCTGCATTGGGCGACGAAAGTCCTGCCAGCTACCTCAAAAGCGGGGATACGAATGCCCTAAGAGCAGCAATTATGCAAATGCCTCGATAACTCAAAGGTGGTCAGCGAGTGCATTAAGCGGAAAGTTGATTTTGCAAAATAGATATGTTACGCTTACATTACAAGAGAAAAACAACCGAATACACAATAACATCTTTTGATGGATTGTAACTGTGCAGACAGGCAAAACCTAAACTGATGGTGAAATGAAGGCTCTTTTTTTGCGAGCTATTTTACCTTGAGTTTAGGTTTTTCTTGTTTTTTGGCCTGAAATACAGCCGTTGTATTCGGGAAAAACCCAAATAAAATTCGAAAAGAGGTAGTTCGTTATGACCACGGCAAAAAAAGGATTCCCCGAAAACTTCCTGTGGGGAGGCGCTACAGCTGCCAACCAATTGGAAGGTGCATTCGA
Above is a window of Paenibacillus sp. E222 DNA encoding:
- a CDS encoding suppressor of fused domain protein is translated as MTEEANTSGWDAIDAAVGELYGDQEPLHYGTAIPYMLGGPDPLNGISVYKVDTPIPHWHFITYGFSELYEKESEDLEHSGYGFEMTFRLTRSEEETTPPSWALNLLQNVGRYVFTSGNVFHAGDYMDANGPICLGSDTLLTALSFIEDPDLTTISTPNGTVKFIQMVGITGPELETMQTWNTRGLLAALVEFMPKYVTDLMRNSYLDIPSVIQAVERGIEEEGSSTAFLFIQQLAWTSPRKRILQKNVPAELQIGAKQAQIIGKILRSRFSKGAPLSLIGSGVNITFEAGGTPSFSEDGNQIKVIVHEQAVLELAANLRPVEQTFEIASLPGILFRIARTEITDQDGHVIETIG